In the Aliarcobacter cryaerophilus genome, one interval contains:
- the folP gene encoding dihydropteroate synthase, with amino-acid sequence MKLYKLSLNETKTFLSTLKCDKSGVAIMSKKAKVHTLFIKDLHVGAANILKQDALSIGADLAVPEGVIIAKDKFVNALLIGTTKHFEILSRKELSQPFGLKELAKSLKDFVKGQKFSTKIMGVLNANEDSFFKNSRFDNSSASQRIEQMIEDGANIIDIGAVSSRPGSLPISCEEELERVKNIAHTIYKNRYFEKVDFSIDSFSPKVIDFVLNHGFKIVNDITGLQNDEVCKLASKYKAQVVIMHMQKDQTTMQDNPFYEDIMVEIDDFFKERIQKAKSFGIDDIVLDVGIGFGKTLEHNLLLLKNLEHFKHFGYELLIGASRKSMINMITPSEIENRLPGTLAIHLESLRYGASIIRCHDVKEHFQAIKVFEAIENIN; translated from the coding sequence ATGAAACTATATAAACTATCTTTAAATGAGACAAAAACATTTTTAAGCACTCTAAAATGTGATAAAAGTGGTGTCGCTATTATGTCAAAAAAAGCAAAAGTTCATACACTTTTTATAAAAGATTTGCATGTAGGTGCTGCTAATATATTAAAGCAAGATGCTTTATCTATTGGTGCTGATTTAGCTGTTCCAGAAGGTGTAATAATAGCAAAAGACAAGTTTGTTAATGCCCTACTTATAGGAACTACAAAACATTTTGAAATTCTAAGTAGAAAAGAGTTATCACAACCTTTTGGACTTAAAGAGTTAGCAAAGAGTTTAAAAGATTTTGTAAAAGGGCAAAAATTTTCTACAAAAATAATGGGTGTTTTAAATGCAAATGAAGACTCTTTTTTTAAAAATAGTAGATTTGATAACTCAAGTGCTTCACAAAGAATAGAACAAATGATAGAAGATGGTGCAAATATTATAGATATTGGTGCTGTTTCAAGTAGGCCTGGAAGTTTACCAATAAGTTGTGAAGAAGAGCTTGAAAGAGTAAAAAATATAGCCCATACAATATATAAAAATAGATATTTTGAAAAAGTTGATTTCTCTATTGACTCTTTTTCTCCAAAAGTTATAGATTTTGTTTTAAATCATGGTTTTAAAATAGTTAATGACATAACAGGTTTGCAAAATGATGAAGTTTGTAAATTAGCTTCAAAATACAAAGCTCAAGTTGTAATAATGCATATGCAAAAAGATCAAACAACTATGCAAGATAATCCTTTTTATGAAGATATTATGGTTGAAATTGATGATTTCTTTAAAGAAAGAATCCAAAAGGCTAAAAGTTTTGGAATAGATGATATTGTCTTAGATGTTGGAATTGGTTTTGGAAAAACATTAGAGCACAATCTACTTTTACTTAAGAATTTAGAACATTTTAAACATTTTGGATATGAACTTCTAATTGGAGCTAGTAGAAAATCTATGATAAATATGATTACTCCAAGTGAGATTGAAAATAGACTTCCAGGGACTTTGGCTATACATCTTGAATCTTTAAGATATGGTGCTAGCATTATAAGATGTCATGATGTAAAAGAGCATTTTCAAGCAATTAAAGTTTTTGAAGCTATAGAAAATATCAATTAA
- a CDS encoding aspartate kinase: protein MLKVLKFGGTSVGTLDRIANVAQIIKKIRDEGHDVIAIVSAMSGETNKLIEYAEYYTKTPDLKEMDMLLSSGERVTSALLSIALNSIGYKAISMTGREAGIMTTDTHTKAKIEKIDTQKMKNALSEGNIIIVAGFQGVTLDGSRVTTLGRGGSDLSAVAIAGAIKADVCEIYTDVDGIYTTDPRIEPKAKKLEKISYDEMLELASLGAKVLQNRSVEMAKKLNVNLVSRSSFTPDVEGTLITNEEEIMEKPIVSGIALDKNQVRVGMYGVVDKPGVASAIFTALADANINVDMIVQTRGLDGTTDLDFTIPTTDLEICKKVMEQFRPQAKNIDYNEAICKVSIVGVGMKSNTGVASKAFTAMANENINIRIISTSEIKISMIIDEKYAELAVRALHDAYELDK, encoded by the coding sequence ATGTTAAAAGTTTTAAAATTTGGTGGAACAAGTGTTGGAACACTTGATAGAATTGCAAATGTTGCACAGATTATTAAAAAGATAAGAGATGAGGGTCATGATGTTATAGCTATTGTTTCTGCTATGAGCGGTGAAACAAACAAGTTAATAGAATATGCTGAATATTATACAAAAACTCCTGATTTAAAAGAGATGGATATGCTTTTAAGTTCAGGTGAGAGAGTGACTTCAGCTTTATTATCTATTGCTTTAAATAGTATTGGCTACAAAGCTATATCTATGACAGGAAGAGAAGCTGGAATTATGACAACAGATACTCACACAAAAGCAAAAATAGAAAAAATAGATACACAAAAGATGAAAAATGCTTTAAGTGAGGGAAATATTATTATAGTTGCTGGATTTCAAGGAGTTACACTTGATGGTTCAAGAGTTACGACTTTAGGTCGAGGTGGAAGTGATTTATCTGCGGTTGCAATTGCTGGTGCTATAAAAGCTGATGTTTGTGAAATTTATACTGATGTTGATGGTATTTATACAACAGATCCTAGAATTGAACCAAAAGCTAAAAAACTAGAAAAAATATCTTATGATGAGATGTTGGAACTTGCAAGTCTTGGTGCAAAAGTATTACAAAATAGATCAGTTGAAATGGCAAAAAAATTAAATGTAAATCTAGTATCAAGAAGTAGTTTTACACCCGATGTAGAGGGAACTTTAATAACAAATGAAGAGGAAATTATGGAAAAACCAATAGTAAGTGGAATAGCTTTAGATAAAAACCAAGTAAGAGTTGGAATGTATGGTGTTGTTGATAAACCAGGTGTTGCTAGTGCAATTTTTACAGCTCTTGCAGATGCAAATATAAATGTTGATATGATTGTTCAAACAAGAGGACTTGATGGAACAACTGATTTAGATTTTACAATTCCAACAACTGATTTAGAGATTTGTAAAAAAGTTATGGAACAATTTAGACCTCAAGCAAAAAATATAGATTATAATGAGGCAATTTGTAAAGTTTCTATTGTTGGTGTTGGAATGAAATCAAATACTGGAGTTGCTTCAAAAGCATTTACAGCTATGGCAAATGAGAATATTAATATTAGAATTATCTCTACAAGTGAGATTAAAATATCTATGATTATTGATGAAAAATATGCAGAGTTAGCTGTAAGAGCTTTACACGATGCATACGAATTGGACAAATAA
- a CDS encoding YbgC/FadM family acyl-CoA thioesterase produces MKIRVYYEDTDCGNMVYHSIYLNYCERARSELFFKKGLLPHSQDEFFVVKSCEANWIKSAKFADILDIKTELIEKKSASIIMKQEIYRDDELIFEAKFKLAFLKFRKPSKIPQNIFEILEN; encoded by the coding sequence TTGAAAATAAGAGTTTATTACGAAGATACAGATTGTGGAAATATGGTTTATCACTCAATTTATTTAAACTATTGTGAAAGAGCTAGAAGTGAGTTGTTTTTTAAAAAAGGTTTACTTCCTCATTCACAAGATGAGTTTTTTGTTGTAAAATCATGTGAAGCAAACTGGATAAAATCTGCAAAATTTGCAGATATTTTAGATATAAAAACAGAACTAATTGAGAAAAAATCAGCTTCAATTATTATGAAACAAGAGATTTACAGAGATGATGAGCTTATTTTTGAAGCAAAATTTAAGTTAGCATTTTTGAAATTTAGGAAACCATCGAAAATACCACAAAATATATTTGAAATATTGGAGAATTAA
- a CDS encoding phospholipase D-like domain-containing protein, giving the protein MKKLLFILLIVVNAYSNELFTLPDESNFLKEKIRYEILSSKESIFIAMYNFSYKNIAKDLIKASKNGVKVTVVLDKSKVEANDKIYNFLKEANIKVIIPNDSKKMHLKTMIFDDKLALIGSLNFTKKSFENNHDLVYFTKDRKIIQKLKDIRAKFE; this is encoded by the coding sequence ATGAAAAAACTATTATTTATATTATTGATTGTTGTAAATGCTTACTCAAATGAACTTTTTACACTTCCTGATGAATCCAATTTTTTAAAAGAGAAAATTAGATATGAAATTTTAAGTTCAAAAGAGTCTATTTTTATTGCGATGTATAATTTTTCATATAAAAATATTGCAAAAGATTTAATAAAGGCTTCAAAAAATGGAGTAAAAGTAACTGTTGTTTTGGATAAAAGTAAGGTTGAGGCAAATGATAAAATATATAATTTTTTAAAAGAGGCAAATATAAAAGTAATTATTCCAAATGATTCAAAAAAAATGCATCTTAAAACTATGATTTTTGATGATAAATTGGCTTTAATTGGTAGTTTAAATTTCACAAAAAAATCTTTTGAAAATAATCATGATTTAGTATATTTTACTAAAGATAGAAAAATTATTCAAAAATTAAAAGATATTAGAGCAAAATTTGAATAA
- a CDS encoding HobA family DNA replication regulator, with protein sequence MHTNWTNNLQEFLNWTVDTIREDKLLSPWLEEKKFEWAPLVSKNITNILDKSYSILIITDKEREWFLNYILSNINSSKLNRPFLPFYDFSSFYKNLDQIKSEDDISNIKDMLKISFPNGYCFWYIGKSQDNRSTLAKITKSSFLWIFDEERQGSINLKSNDDGLDMKLLQMFRLYNKTISAALFANINVES encoded by the coding sequence ATGCATACGAATTGGACAAATAATTTGCAAGAGTTTTTAAATTGGACAGTTGATACAATCAGGGAAGATAAGCTTTTATCTCCTTGGTTGGAAGAAAAAAAGTTTGAATGGGCACCATTAGTATCAAAAAATATTACAAATATTTTAGATAAAAGTTACTCTATCTTGATTATTACAGATAAAGAGAGAGAATGGTTTTTAAACTATATTTTATCTAACATAAACTCTTCAAAATTAAATAGACCTTTTTTACCATTTTATGATTTTAGTTCATTTTATAAAAATCTTGATCAAATAAAATCAGAGGATGATATTTCAAATATTAAAGATATGCTAAAAATATCTTTTCCAAATGGATACTGTTTTTGGTATATTGGAAAAAGTCAAGATAATAGATCTACTCTTGCAAAAATCACAAAAAGCTCTTTTTTATGGATTTTTGATGAGGAGAGACAAGGTTCTATAAACTTAAAATCAAATGATGACGGACTTGATATGAAGCTTCTTCAAATGTTTAGATTATATAACAAAACAATAAGTGCAGCACTTTTTGCAAATATTAATGTAGAGAGCTAA
- a CDS encoding DNA polymerase III subunit delta' translates to MEIVKNSSIFIVNSIEDSLNKFLAVYPTHQTRVIKNEEKDEFQIEQANKTLKEAYIASNETKYLFLCGATFRVEAQNALLKILEEPPKNIVFILLVSSKNSLLPTIYSRLPYKNLKKVVEKDDIELNIKKLDLKDIYTFIKNNQKITKDEAINIVETILIKANKENVKLNQKELDIFFKSIKLLELNSKPTTVLTYLLLSILEKEAK, encoded by the coding sequence TTGGAGATAGTTAAAAACTCCTCAATTTTTATTGTAAATAGTATTGAAGATAGTTTAAATAAATTTCTAGCTGTTTACCCTACTCACCAAACTAGAGTTATTAAAAATGAAGAGAAAGATGAGTTCCAAATAGAACAAGCAAATAAAACTCTAAAAGAGGCATATATTGCATCAAATGAGACAAAATATCTATTTTTGTGTGGTGCTACATTTAGAGTTGAAGCACAAAATGCTCTTTTAAAAATTTTAGAAGAACCACCAAAGAATATAGTTTTTATTCTTTTAGTCTCTTCTAAAAATTCACTACTTCCTACAATTTATTCAAGATTACCATATAAAAATCTTAAAAAGGTTGTGGAAAAAGATGATATTGAACTAAATATAAAAAAATTAGATTTAAAAGATATATACACTTTTATAAAAAACAATCAAAAAATTACAAAAGATGAAGCTATAAATATTGTTGAAACTATCTTAATAAAAGCAAATAAAGAAAATGTCAAGCTTAACCAAAAAGAGTTGGATATATTTTTTAAATCTATAAAACTTTTGGAACTAAACTCAAAACCAACTACAGTTTTAACTTATCTTCTTCTATCTATTTTAGAAAAAGAGGCAAAATGA
- a CDS encoding RNA pyrophosphohydrolase: MEKEKKKLRPNVAAIILSSKYPAKCEIFIASRTDIPNAWQFPQGGIDEGENTKEALLRELEEEIGTKDIEIIAEYPTWVSYLFPPVIAQKMYPYDGQKQKYYLVKLKKDAKININTEIPEFSEYKFVSLKEVYEHITFFKRTVYKQVLRYFKDEGYI; this comes from the coding sequence ATTGAAAAAGAGAAAAAAAAATTAAGACCAAATGTTGCAGCTATTATCTTATCATCTAAATATCCAGCGAAGTGTGAGATTTTTATTGCTTCAAGAACTGATATTCCAAACGCTTGGCAGTTTCCTCAAGGTGGGATTGATGAAGGTGAGAATACAAAAGAGGCACTTCTTAGGGAGCTTGAAGAAGAGATTGGTACAAAAGATATAGAAATAATAGCTGAATATCCAACTTGGGTCTCTTATCTTTTTCCTCCTGTAATTGCTCAAAAGATGTATCCTTATGATGGTCAAAAACAAAAATACTATTTAGTAAAATTAAAAAAAGATGCAAAAATAAACATAAACACTGAAATTCCAGAGTTTAGTGAATATAAGTTTGTATCTTTAAAAGAAGTTTATGAACATATAACTTTTTTTAAAAGAACTGTCTACAAACAAGTTCTAAGGTATTTTAAAGATGAGGGATATATTTAA
- a CDS encoding anaerobic ribonucleoside-triphosphate reductase activating protein, translated as MNINKELNLLNKKIVYSFTKFTTTDYQDEISCIVWHISCNLLCSYCYNDNIVFSKQGYYSHNDILDFLKSRVGLLSAVVLSGGEATMHNLEPFCKEVKKLGFKIKLDTNGINTKIIKDLISKNLIDFISLDFKAPKEKFKIVTQKSSYESMISTIKHLLSINFNFEVRTTVNADLLDFEDINKIIEKLYRLEYNGIYYIQNFLQTSTNIGNITQKKILEKDKIRDDLLKIEFRN; from the coding sequence GTGAACATAAACAAAGAGTTAAATTTATTGAACAAAAAGATTGTTTATAGTTTTACAAAATTTACAACAACAGACTACCAAGATGAAATATCTTGTATAGTCTGGCATATTTCTTGTAACTTGCTATGTAGCTATTGTTACAATGATAATATAGTTTTTTCCAAACAAGGATATTATTCTCATAATGATATTTTAGATTTTTTAAAATCTAGAGTTGGGCTTCTAAGTGCGGTTGTTTTAAGTGGTGGAGAAGCTACTATGCACAATTTAGAACCTTTTTGTAAAGAAGTTAAAAAACTAGGATTTAAAATAAAACTAGATACAAATGGAATAAATACCAAAATTATAAAAGATTTAATATCAAAAAACCTTATAGATTTTATATCTTTAGATTTTAAAGCTCCAAAAGAAAAGTTTAAAATTGTAACTCAAAAAAGTAGTTATGAAAGTATGATAAGTACAATAAAACATCTTTTAAGTATAAATTTTAATTTTGAAGTAAGAACTACTGTAAATGCCGATTTATTGGACTTTGAAGATATAAATAAAATTATAGAGAAACTTTATCGTTTAGAATATAATGGTATTTATTATATACAGAATTTTTTACAGACTTCTACAAATATTGGAAATATTACTCAAAAAAAGATTTTAGAAAAAGATAAAATAAGAGATGATTTATTAAAAATTGAATTTAGAAATTAA
- the prmC gene encoding peptide chain release factor N(5)-glutamine methyltransferase has product MTIKECVKKYTVYFKNITHIPAKEVEILIMHLLDKNVIWLHLNYDKAFTKELELEKLVKKRATNFPLEYIIKKASFYGEQFFTDVDVLIPRPETELLVENAFEILKEVKNQEKAIKVLEIGTGSGIISVMLATLLKDKNIEFIAVDINPKAIELARKNAKKFEVLERIDFRLSNLFENVKEDDIFMLISNPPYIANDYKLPKNVEFEPSNALFGGVVGDELLKNIIDGANSRKIPYVLCEMGFDQKKSLEEYFKEFNVEFYSFYKDYEKFDRGFTLKFK; this is encoded by the coding sequence ATGACAATAAAAGAGTGTGTAAAAAAATACACAGTATATTTTAAAAATATCACACATATTCCAGCAAAAGAGGTAGAGATATTAATCATGCATTTACTGGATAAAAATGTGATTTGGTTACATCTTAATTATGATAAAGCTTTTACAAAAGAGCTAGAATTAGAAAAATTGGTAAAAAAAAGAGCTACAAATTTTCCTTTAGAGTATATTATAAAAAAAGCCTCTTTTTATGGTGAACAATTTTTTACAGATGTGGATGTTTTAATTCCAAGACCAGAAACCGAGCTTTTAGTTGAAAATGCTTTTGAGATTTTAAAAGAGGTAAAAAATCAAGAAAAAGCAATCAAGGTTCTTGAAATTGGAACAGGAAGTGGAATAATTTCTGTTATGCTAGCAACACTTTTAAAAGATAAAAATATAGAGTTTATAGCTGTTGATATAAATCCAAAAGCTATAGAATTAGCAAGAAAAAATGCAAAAAAATTTGAAGTTTTAGAAAGGATAGATTTTAGACTTAGTAATTTATTTGAAAATGTAAAAGAGGATGATATTTTTATGCTTATTTCAAATCCACCGTACATTGCAAATGATTATAAATTACCAAAAAATGTAGAGTTTGAACCATCAAATGCACTTTTTGGTGGAGTTGTAGGAGATGAGCTTTTGAAAAATATTATAGATGGTGCAAACAGTAGAAAGATTCCTTATGTGCTTTGTGAAATGGGATTTGATCAAAAAAAGAGTTTAGAAGAGTATTTTAAAGAGTTTAATGTAGAATTCTACTCTTTTTATAAAGATTATGAAAAATTTGATAGAGGATTTACTCTAAAATTTAAATAA
- a CDS encoding M3 family metallopeptidase → MFKEFHIENFENSSKLLEELLNNSRVEVEKLLEIKNKTYKNFVLPFAEIGEKINEFITPIFHLDSVKNSKITSKVYEECLPLISKYESEISQNENIYTSFKNIQSNEKSTLNNIQLKVLENEIRDFELSGCQLENNKKQRLEEIDLALGELSHKFSQNILEATNSFSLIIENFEDVKEIPKSDLELAKFEEDGKTKYKFTLQMPSYIAYMTYGTSREKREELYKAYTTRAPQNGELIEKILALKDEKVKILGFKNYASYSLATKMANSEDDVINFLEELGNKAKEKAMKELEEIKQIAKEDGIDDFRASDISFYSEKLKKAQYDIDEEYYRPYFEQNSVLNGFFTALNELFDIEFKSSNASSWDEKVKVYDILENNKTIARIYIDLEARDDKRGGAWMNNWHSYYKDSNNNINLPTAYIVGNFPQSTKDIPSLLRHSDVVTLFHEMGHALHHLLSKVEEPTVSGISGVAWDVVEFPSQFLEYFSYDRDILKLFAKHYQTGEVLDDEAISRLIKAKNFQSSMATVRQIEFALFDFKLHQKLYKTEFEIQELLNSIRDKFSVIKTPEYNKFQNSFSHIFSGGYSAGYYSYKWAEVLSADAFYMFLDSKNVLNKELGLKYKNCVLSCGGSENMDKLFFDFAQREPKIDSLLKIDGII, encoded by the coding sequence ATGTTTAAAGAGTTTCATATAGAGAATTTTGAGAATTCAAGTAAGCTTTTAGAAGAGCTTTTAAATAATAGTAGAGTTGAAGTTGAAAAACTTTTAGAAATTAAAAATAAAACTTATAAAAATTTTGTATTACCTTTTGCTGAAATAGGGGAGAAGATAAATGAATTTATAACTCCAATATTCCATTTAGATTCTGTAAAAAATTCAAAAATAACTTCTAAAGTATACGAAGAGTGCCTTCCTCTTATCTCAAAATATGAGAGTGAGATAAGTCAAAATGAGAATATTTATACATCTTTTAAAAATATACAGTCTAATGAAAAAAGTACTTTAAATAATATACAACTTAAAGTATTAGAAAACGAGATAAGAGATTTTGAATTATCAGGTTGTCAACTAGAAAATAATAAAAAACAAAGATTAGAAGAGATAGATTTAGCTTTGGGTGAACTATCACATAAATTTTCACAAAATATTTTAGAGGCAACAAACTCTTTTTCTCTTATAATTGAAAATTTTGAAGATGTAAAAGAGATACCAAAGTCGGATTTAGAATTAGCAAAATTTGAAGAAGATGGAAAAACTAAATATAAATTTACACTTCAAATGCCATCTTATATAGCTTATATGACTTATGGAACTTCTAGAGAAAAAAGAGAAGAACTATATAAAGCATATACAACAAGAGCACCACAAAATGGAGAGCTTATAGAAAAAATTTTAGCTTTAAAAGATGAAAAAGTAAAAATATTAGGATTTAAAAACTATGCTTCATATTCATTGGCTACAAAAATGGCAAATAGTGAAGATGATGTTATAAACTTTTTGGAAGAGTTAGGAAATAAAGCAAAAGAAAAGGCAATGAAAGAGCTAGAAGAGATTAAACAAATAGCAAAAGAAGATGGTATTGATGACTTTAGAGCAAGTGATATTAGTTTTTATAGTGAAAAATTAAAAAAAGCACAATATGATATTGATGAGGAGTATTATAGACCATACTTTGAACAAAATAGTGTTTTAAATGGTTTTTTTACTGCTTTAAATGAGTTATTTGATATTGAGTTTAAATCTTCAAATGCATCTTCTTGGGATGAAAAAGTAAAAGTTTATGATATTCTTGAAAACAATAAAACAATAGCTAGAATATATATAGATTTAGAAGCAAGAGATGATAAAAGAGGTGGTGCTTGGATGAACAACTGGCACTCATATTACAAAGATTCAAATAACAATATAAATCTTCCAACAGCTTATATAGTAGGAAATTTTCCTCAATCAACAAAAGATATTCCATCTTTATTAAGACATAGTGATGTAGTAACACTTTTCCATGAAATGGGACATGCACTTCATCATCTTTTGAGTAAAGTTGAAGAACCAACTGTTAGTGGAATATCTGGAGTTGCTTGGGATGTTGTAGAGTTTCCATCTCAATTTTTAGAGTATTTTTCTTACGATAGAGATATTTTAAAATTGTTTGCAAAGCATTATCAAACTGGTGAAGTTCTTGATGATGAGGCAATATCTAGATTAATAAAAGCAAAAAATTTCCAATCATCAATGGCAACAGTTAGACAAATAGAGTTTGCTTTGTTTGACTTTAAACTTCATCAAAAACTATACAAAACTGAATTTGAGATTCAAGAGTTGTTAAATAGTATTAGGGATAAATTTTCTGTCATAAAAACACCAGAGTATAATAAGTTTCAAAATAGTTTTTCTCATATCTTTTCAGGTGGATATAGTGCAGGATATTACTCTTATAAGTGGGCTGAAGTACTTAGTGCAGATGCTTTTTATATGTTTTTGGATTCAAAAAATGTATTAAATAAAGAGTTGGGATTGAAATATAAAAATTGTGTACTTAGTTGTGGTGGAAGCGAAAATATGGATAAATTGTTTTTCGATTTTGCACAAAGAGAACCTAAAATTGACTCTCTTTTGAAAATAGATGGAATTATTTAG
- the hemW gene encoding radical SAM family heme chaperone HemW, which yields MLLYIHIPFCDSKCFYCAFNSYTNKNSQKEAYMRALKIDLEQNLNYLKDKDIKLNTVFIGGGTPSTVDASLYEDIFKLINPHILENCEITTEANPNSATKEWLEKMYSFGVNRVSFGVQSFDDEKLKFLGRNHNRLNAIKAIQNAKCIGFNSINCDIIYGVTNDTFELLKRDFDTLKELEVEHLSAYSLIIEEDTKFFLNEKELQKSKKSLKIDDEDLSYEIFNYLKNIGFNQYEIANFSTNEKFESKHNYGYWSKDDYIGVGAGAVACIENRRMYKQKNIEKYIKNPIYEDIEELSSDDIKAEKVLLGFRCKFGVDLNILSSKELKKVDDLVVENRVCIKENRVYNNNFLLADEIALYILD from the coding sequence TTGCTTTTATATATACATATTCCCTTTTGTGACAGCAAATGTTTTTACTGTGCATTTAACTCATATACAAATAAAAATAGTCAAAAAGAGGCATATATGAGAGCTTTAAAAATTGATTTAGAGCAGAATTTAAACTATTTAAAAGATAAAGATATAAAGTTAAATACCGTTTTTATAGGTGGTGGGACTCCATCAACTGTTGATGCATCTTTATATGAAGATATTTTTAAATTAATAAATCCACATATTTTAGAAAATTGTGAAATTACAACTGAAGCAAATCCAAATAGTGCCACAAAAGAGTGGTTGGAAAAAATGTATAGTTTTGGAGTAAATAGAGTTAGCTTTGGAGTACAAAGTTTTGATGATGAGAAGTTAAAGTTTTTAGGTAGAAATCACAATAGACTTAACGCTATTAAAGCGATACAAAATGCAAAATGTATAGGCTTTAATAGTATTAATTGCGATATAATATATGGAGTTACAAATGATACTTTTGAGCTTTTAAAAAGAGATTTTGACACTTTAAAAGAGCTAGAAGTTGAACATTTAAGTGCATATAGTTTAATAATAGAAGAGGATACAAAATTCTTTTTAAATGAAAAAGAGCTTCAAAAAAGTAAAAAAAGCTTAAAAATTGATGATGAAGACTTAAGTTATGAAATATTTAACTACTTGAAAAATATAGGATTTAATCAATATGAGATAGCAAATTTTAGTACTAACGAAAAATTTGAATCAAAACATAACTATGGATATTGGTCTAAAGATGATTATATAGGAGTTGGAGCTGGAGCTGTTGCTTGTATTGAAAATAGAAGAATGTATAAGCAAAAAAATATAGAAAAATATATAAAAAATCCAATTTATGAAGATATTGAAGAGTTAAGTAGTGATGATATAAAAGCTGAAAAAGTACTTTTAGGATTTAGATGTAAGTTTGGAGTTGATTTAAATATACTATCTTCTAAAGAGCTTAAAAAAGTAGATGATTTAGTAGTTGAAAATAGGGTTTGTATAAAAGAAAATAGGGTTTATAATAATAATTTTCTACTTGCAGATGAAATAGCGCTATATATTTTAGATTAA
- the nrdD gene encoding anaerobic ribonucleoside-triphosphate reductase yields MEKIKLLEKNIEKRTKCIVYTRVMGYHRPVESFNIGKKGEHKQRVKFIEQKDCL; encoded by the coding sequence ATGGAAAAAATAAAATTGCTTGAGAAAAATATAGAAAAAAGAACTAAATGTATAGTATATACTAGGGTTATGGGTTATCATAGACCAGTTGAAAGTTTTAATATAGGAAAAAAAGGTGAACATAAACAAAGAGTTAAATTTATTGAACAAAAAGATTGTTTATAG